In one Nocardioides sp. NBC_00368 genomic region, the following are encoded:
- a CDS encoding TFIIB-type zinc ribbon-containing protein, whose amino-acid sequence MQCPIDGATLVMSERQGIEIDYCPQCRGVWLDRGEIDKIVERSVGAPQPGSYQQPRQEQRDDRRYEKREYERRDYDDDHRYDKRRSHRESWLGDLFG is encoded by the coding sequence ATGCAGTGCCCCATCGACGGTGCCACCCTGGTGATGAGCGAGCGCCAAGGCATCGAGATCGACTACTGCCCGCAGTGCCGTGGTGTGTGGCTGGACCGCGGCGAGATCGACAAGATCGTCGAGCGGTCCGTCGGCGCCCCGCAACCCGGCAGCTACCAGCAGCCCCGCCAGGAGCAGCGCGACGACCGGCGCTATGAGAAGCGGGAGTACGAGCGGCGCGACTACGACGACGACCACCGCTACGACAAGCGCCGCAGCCACCGTGAGTCCTGGTTGGGTGACCTCTTCGGCTGA
- a CDS encoding GNAT family N-acetyltransferase, which translates to MPLPTPTLVTTRLRLRPFTDADADDLFALQSDAHVLRYWDSPPWTDPARAGRFIARSQEVAEEGAGVRVVIERDSVFLGWCTFNSWNPEFRSASLGYCLGEAAWGQGYATEAAGAVLTWAFDALDLNRVQAEADTRNAASARVLEKLGFKLEGTLREDCVVNGDVSDSWVFGLLRREWFARQRGTART; encoded by the coding sequence ATGCCGCTGCCCACTCCGACGCTCGTCACGACACGGTTGCGGCTGCGGCCGTTCACCGACGCCGATGCGGATGACCTCTTCGCGTTGCAGAGCGACGCCCACGTACTGCGTTACTGGGACTCACCGCCGTGGACCGATCCGGCCCGCGCCGGGCGGTTCATCGCCAGGTCACAGGAGGTGGCGGAGGAGGGGGCCGGCGTGCGGGTGGTCATCGAACGGGACTCCGTGTTCCTCGGCTGGTGCACCTTCAACTCGTGGAACCCGGAGTTCCGCAGCGCCTCGCTCGGCTACTGCCTCGGCGAGGCGGCCTGGGGTCAGGGCTATGCGACCGAGGCGGCCGGTGCCGTGCTGACCTGGGCCTTCGACGCGCTCGACCTCAACCGGGTCCAGGCGGAGGCCGACACTCGCAACGCCGCCTCGGCCCGGGTGCTGGAGAAGCTCGGGTTCAAGCTCGAGGGGACGCTGAGGGAGGACTGCGTCGTGAACGGCGACGTCTCGGACTCGTGGGTGTTCGGGCTGCTCCGGCGGGAGTGGTTCGCCCGGCAACGGGGTACCGCACGGACATGA
- a CDS encoding SPFH domain-containing protein codes for MSPGLVVVLLVIVVVVGLLMSVKIVPAATCFVIERRGRYRTMLRPGLNAIVPLLDRVVARFDMREQVLSMREPLVCRDHYVCEAVLNVYFEFEDPSIAYRVDNTQQRLERAVREALREFAGIVDQDEFLDSTQRLTDVAYDATRRSREDWGIVVKRVAVTDLGAPGAPGR; via the coding sequence ATGTCGCCGGGTCTCGTGGTCGTGCTGCTCGTCATCGTGGTGGTCGTCGGGCTGCTGATGAGCGTCAAGATCGTCCCTGCGGCGACCTGCTTCGTGATCGAGCGCCGCGGCCGGTACCGGACGATGCTGAGGCCCGGCCTCAACGCCATCGTGCCGCTGCTGGACCGGGTCGTCGCTCGGTTCGACATGCGCGAGCAGGTGCTGTCGATGCGGGAACCGCTCGTCTGCCGCGATCACTACGTCTGCGAGGCGGTTCTGAACGTCTACTTCGAGTTCGAGGACCCATCGATCGCCTACCGCGTCGACAACACCCAGCAGCGGCTCGAACGCGCTGTACGCGAGGCGCTGCGAGAGTTCGCCGGAATCGTCGACCAGGACGAGTTCCTCGACTCCACCCAGCGCCTGACGGATGTCGCCTATGACGCCACCCGCCGCTCGCGCGAGGACTGGGGCATCGTCGTCAAGCGCGTCGCGGTCACCGACCTCGGCGCCCCAGGCGCTCCTGGCCGATGA
- a CDS encoding SPFH domain-containing protein yields MELLLIVLVLIGLVVGGVASTVRIVPQARRYNIERFGRYRVTLQPGLNFVIPLVDRVNTKLDVRETVYSSNPRPVITEDNLVVAIDTVLYYQITDPRAAAYEVANYLQAIDQLTVTTLRNLIGSMDLETTLTSRETINTRLREVLDDATGKWGIRVNRVEIKAIDPPASIKEAMEKQMRAERDKRAAILHAEGKRASLILEAEGTRQRSILEAEGHQQARVLEADGEAKALERVFQAVHANDADAKVLAYKYLEMLPSLAAHGNSFWVIPGELTEAMRTVTGAFADTASKSVDNGNSNGHGDERRTPPLPGPRNAIEQAQREAHEEAAKAVEEAKEEAARADRIVG; encoded by the coding sequence ATGGAACTTCTGCTGATTGTGCTGGTCCTGATCGGGCTGGTGGTCGGGGGAGTCGCCTCGACGGTGCGGATCGTGCCGCAGGCCCGGCGCTACAACATCGAGCGCTTCGGGCGCTACCGGGTCACGCTGCAGCCGGGGCTCAACTTCGTGATCCCGCTGGTGGACCGGGTCAACACCAAGCTGGACGTACGCGAGACGGTCTACTCCTCCAACCCGCGGCCGGTGATCACCGAGGACAACCTGGTGGTCGCCATCGACACGGTGCTCTACTACCAGATCACCGACCCGCGGGCGGCCGCCTACGAGGTGGCCAACTACCTGCAGGCGATCGACCAGCTCACCGTCACCACGCTGCGCAACCTGATCGGGTCGATGGACCTGGAGACGACGCTGACCTCGCGCGAGACCATCAACACCCGCCTGCGCGAGGTGCTCGACGACGCCACCGGGAAGTGGGGGATCCGGGTCAACCGGGTCGAGATCAAGGCGATCGACCCGCCGGCCTCGATCAAGGAGGCGATGGAGAAGCAGATGCGCGCCGAGCGGGACAAGCGTGCCGCCATCCTGCACGCCGAAGGCAAGCGGGCCTCCCTGATCCTGGAGGCCGAGGGCACCCGGCAGCGCTCGATCCTGGAGGCCGAGGGTCACCAGCAGGCCCGGGTGCTCGAGGCCGACGGTGAGGCCAAGGCGCTCGAGCGGGTCTTCCAGGCGGTCCACGCCAACGACGCCGACGCCAAGGTCCTGGCCTACAAGTACCTCGAGATGCTGCCCTCACTGGCGGCGCACGGCAACTCGTTCTGGGTCATCCCGGGTGAGCTCACCGAGGCGATGCGTACGGTCACCGGGGCCTTCGCCGACACCGCCTCGAAGTCAGTGGACAACGGCAACAGCAACGGCCACGGCGACGAGCGACGTACGCCGCCGCTGCCGGGTCCGCGCAACGCCATCGAGCAGGCCCAGCGTGAGGCGCACGAGGAGGCCGCCAAGGCCGTCGAGGAGGCCAAGGAGGAGGCGGCCCGCGCGGATCGCATCGTCGGCTGA
- a CDS encoding NfeD family protein — protein sequence MWSIFWIIVAVLLGVAEAFTMTLAFAFVAGGALLAATSAALGAPVLVQMLVFALAGGGSVLLVRPVARRHMALPPPVRDGTDALVGRQAVVLAEVSFDHGLVRLAGEDWTARPYDEDLVIPVGCRVDVLEIEGATALVHPRDPLSLSP from the coding sequence ATGTGGTCGATCTTCTGGATCATCGTCGCGGTGCTGTTGGGAGTCGCCGAGGCGTTCACGATGACGCTGGCGTTCGCTTTCGTCGCCGGCGGGGCGCTGCTTGCCGCCACGAGCGCGGCCTTGGGGGCGCCGGTGCTGGTGCAGATGCTCGTCTTCGCGCTCGCCGGGGGCGGCAGCGTGCTGCTGGTACGGCCCGTCGCACGCCGTCACATGGCGCTGCCGCCCCCGGTGCGTGACGGCACCGACGCGTTGGTCGGCCGTCAGGCGGTCGTCCTCGCCGAGGTCAGCTTCGACCACGGCCTGGTGCGGCTCGCCGGCGAGGACTGGACCGCCCGGCCCTACGACGAGGACCTGGTCATCCCGGTCGGATGCCGGGTCGATGTGCTCGAGATCGAAGGCGCGACGGCGCTCGTGCATCCGCGGGACCCGTTGTCGCTGTCGCCCTAG
- a CDS encoding DUF6328 family protein — protein MGTSSWDGGEIDGGGPDEGPEQRITRNWNELLQELRVLQTGVQILTGFLLTVPFSPRFPDLNDHQQTIYLIVLVGSVITTSLIIAPVSFHRMLFRRRQRPWLVTASHFCARAGLVGFAIVSALVVLLVFDVVVSLTAAVVAAIAVLVLFVSLWAGLPLLNGRNNSH, from the coding sequence ATGGGCACGAGCAGCTGGGACGGCGGTGAGATCGACGGGGGTGGTCCGGACGAAGGACCGGAGCAGCGGATCACCCGCAACTGGAACGAGCTCCTCCAGGAGCTGCGGGTGCTGCAGACCGGGGTGCAGATCCTGACCGGATTCCTGCTGACGGTGCCCTTCTCGCCACGCTTCCCGGACCTGAACGACCACCAGCAGACGATCTACCTCATCGTGCTGGTCGGATCGGTCATCACCACGAGTCTCATCATCGCCCCGGTCTCCTTCCACCGGATGCTGTTCCGGCGCCGGCAGCGGCCGTGGCTGGTGACGGCCTCGCACTTCTGCGCGCGGGCCGGACTCGTGGGCTTCGCGATCGTCTCGGCGCTGGTCGTGCTTCTCGTCTTCGACGTCGTCGTCTCGCTCACCGCCGCGGTGGTCGCTGCCATCGCCGTGCTGGTCCTGTTCGTCTCCCTCTGGGCGGGCCTGCCGCTGCTGAACGGACGAAACAACTCTCACTGA
- a CDS encoding glucose 1-dehydrogenase has product MSDDNTQFPAQQQEPPGLTGEMEPVPDHGESSYQGHGRLEGKVALITGGDSGIGRAVAIAYAREGADVAFTYLPEEEPDAQTTTKLVEDAGRTVLAIPIDLREREACDEVVERTVQELGGLDILVNNAGYQFARDKGLTDMDDERIDRTFKTNLYALLWLTRAAVPHLKKSNGCVINNASIQAYEPSTSLLDYAATKAAINNFTVNLAAELGPDGVRVNAVAPGPIWTPLQPATQAPEKVEKFGANTPLGRAGQPAEVAPAFVFLASPAEASYVSGTVLGVTGGRPVF; this is encoded by the coding sequence ATGAGCGATGACAACACCCAGTTCCCCGCCCAGCAGCAGGAGCCTCCCGGGCTCACCGGCGAGATGGAGCCGGTGCCCGACCACGGCGAGTCGAGCTACCAGGGCCACGGCCGCCTCGAGGGCAAGGTCGCCCTGATCACCGGAGGTGATTCCGGCATCGGCCGTGCGGTCGCCATCGCGTACGCCCGGGAAGGGGCCGACGTGGCCTTCACCTACCTCCCCGAGGAGGAGCCGGACGCGCAGACGACCACGAAGCTGGTCGAGGATGCCGGCCGGACGGTCCTGGCGATCCCGATCGACCTGCGTGAGCGCGAGGCGTGCGACGAGGTCGTCGAGCGCACCGTGCAGGAGCTCGGTGGCCTGGACATCCTGGTCAACAACGCCGGCTACCAGTTCGCCCGCGACAAGGGCCTGACAGACATGGACGACGAGCGGATCGACCGGACCTTCAAGACCAACCTCTACGCGCTGCTCTGGCTGACCCGCGCCGCCGTCCCGCACCTGAAGAAGAGCAACGGCTGCGTCATCAACAACGCCTCCATCCAGGCGTACGAACCCTCGACCAGCCTGCTCGACTACGCCGCGACGAAGGCGGCCATCAACAACTTCACCGTCAATCTCGCCGCCGAGCTCGGCCCCGACGGGGTGCGGGTGAACGCGGTGGCGCCCGGACCGATCTGGACGCCGCTGCAGCCCGCGACGCAGGCGCCGGAGAAGGTGGAGAAGTTCGGGGCCAACACGCCGCTGGGCCGCGCCGGCCAGCCGGCCGAGGTCGCCCCGGCGTTCGTCTTCCTGGCCTCGCCGGCCGAAGCGTCCTACGTGTCCGGAACCGTCCTCGGGGTGACTGGGGGACGGCCGGTGTTCTGA
- a CDS encoding spermidine synthase has protein sequence MESVIADGGLVLKHRADGHLELRANGIFVMDTRETSTEKALATRALELHAQPRHVLIGGLGLGFTLEAVLTDPRVEAVTVVEIEPRLVEWMRAGRIPHGPGLLADGRVHVEVADVAVVLRASRPEAYDVVLLDVDNGPGYLVHDANGALYEAPALADARRATAPGGTVVVWSAAEAPALLEVMAQVFDDAEALSYPVDLQGHSETYWLYVGTVSQGNGTN, from the coding sequence ATGGAATCGGTGATCGCAGACGGGGGCCTGGTCCTGAAGCACCGGGCGGACGGCCACCTGGAGCTGCGGGCCAACGGGATCTTCGTGATGGACACCCGGGAGACCTCGACCGAGAAGGCGCTCGCGACGCGGGCGCTCGAGCTGCATGCACAACCGAGGCACGTGCTCATCGGCGGCCTGGGGCTCGGGTTCACCCTCGAGGCGGTGCTGACCGACCCCCGGGTCGAGGCGGTCACGGTCGTCGAGATCGAGCCGCGCCTGGTCGAGTGGATGCGGGCCGGCCGGATCCCCCACGGCCCCGGGCTGCTGGCCGACGGGCGCGTCCACGTCGAGGTCGCCGACGTGGCGGTGGTCCTGCGGGCGAGCCGCCCCGAGGCGTACGACGTCGTGCTGCTGGACGTCGACAACGGCCCCGGCTACCTGGTGCATGACGCCAACGGGGCGCTCTACGAGGCGCCTGCGCTCGCCGATGCGCGGCGGGCCACCGCCCCGGGTGGCACGGTGGTGGTGTGGTCGGCAGCAGAGGCTCCGGCGCTGCTGGAGGTCATGGCGCAGGTCTTCGACGACGCCGAGGCGCTCTCCTATCCCGTCGATCTGCAGGGCCACTCGGAGACGTACTGGCTCTATGTGGGCACTGTCTCGCAAGGGAATGGCACCAACTAG
- a CDS encoding class II fumarate hydratase yields the protein MDDMSFRIEHDSMGEVRVPKDALWRAQTQRAVENFPISGTPIEPALIHAIGHVKAAAAKANLDLGVLAGDKAEAIIAAAGEVSEGRHDDAFPIDVFQTGSGTSSNMNANEVIASLVARAGGDVHPNDHVNASQSSNDTFPTAIHVAAAVAVTEQLLPAIDTLATSLETKATEFAGLVKSGRTHLMDATPVTLGQEFGGYAATIRYAAERLESVLPRVRELALGGTAVGTGINTPAGFPQAVIADLSERTGQPFTEARNHFEAQGTRDSLVELSGVLKTLAVGLIKINNDLRWMSSGPTTGLAEIHLPDLQPGSSIMPGKVNPVVPEATLMVAFQVIGNDAAVTAAGASGAFELNVAMPVMARNILESIRLLSTSMTVLAQRTVDGIVPIPERLRAYAESSPSIVTPLNKYIGYEAAAKVAKQALAEGATIKDTVIKLGYVADGTITEEDLDKALDVESMTHP from the coding sequence ATGGACGACATGAGCTTCCGCATCGAGCACGACTCCATGGGTGAGGTCCGGGTCCCGAAGGACGCGCTGTGGCGCGCCCAGACCCAGCGGGCCGTGGAGAACTTCCCCATCTCGGGGACTCCGATCGAGCCGGCGCTGATCCATGCGATCGGCCATGTGAAGGCCGCGGCCGCCAAGGCCAACCTCGACCTCGGTGTGCTCGCCGGCGACAAGGCCGAAGCGATCATCGCGGCCGCGGGCGAGGTCTCCGAGGGCAGGCACGACGACGCCTTCCCGATCGACGTCTTCCAGACCGGCTCCGGCACGTCCTCCAACATGAACGCCAACGAGGTGATCGCGTCGCTGGTCGCCAGGGCCGGCGGGGACGTACATCCCAACGACCACGTCAACGCGTCGCAGTCCTCCAACGACACCTTCCCGACGGCGATCCACGTCGCCGCCGCCGTCGCCGTGACCGAGCAGCTGCTGCCCGCGATCGACACCCTCGCCACCTCGCTCGAGACGAAGGCCACCGAGTTCGCCGGCCTGGTGAAGTCGGGACGTACGCACCTGATGGACGCGACGCCGGTCACCCTCGGCCAGGAGTTCGGCGGGTACGCAGCCACGATCCGCTACGCGGCCGAGCGGCTGGAGTCGGTGCTGCCGAGGGTGCGTGAGCTGGCGCTCGGCGGCACCGCGGTCGGGACGGGCATCAACACGCCCGCCGGGTTCCCGCAGGCTGTGATCGCGGACCTCTCCGAACGCACCGGCCAGCCGTTCACCGAGGCTCGCAACCACTTCGAGGCCCAGGGCACCCGCGACTCGCTGGTCGAGCTCTCCGGCGTCCTGAAGACGCTCGCGGTCGGCCTGATCAAGATCAACAACGACCTGCGCTGGATGTCGTCGGGCCCGACCACCGGCCTGGCCGAGATCCACCTCCCCGACCTCCAGCCGGGCTCCTCGATCATGCCCGGCAAGGTCAACCCGGTCGTACCCGAGGCCACCTTGATGGTCGCCTTCCAGGTGATCGGCAACGACGCCGCGGTGACCGCCGCCGGCGCCTCGGGTGCCTTCGAGCTCAACGTCGCGATGCCGGTGATGGCCCGCAACATCCTGGAGTCGATCCGCCTGCTCTCGACCTCGATGACCGTCCTGGCCCAGCGCACCGTCGACGGGATCGTGCCGATCCCCGAGCGCCTCCGCGCCTACGCCGAGTCCTCCCCCTCCATCGTCACGCCGCTCAACAAGTACATCGGCTACGAGGCCGCCGCCAAGGTCGCCAAACAGGCCCTCGCCGAGGGCGCCACGATCAAGGACACCGTCATCAAGCTCGGCTACGTCGCCGACGGCACGATCACCGAGGAAGACCTCGACAAGGCCCTCGACGTGGAGTCCATGACCCACCCCTGA
- a CDS encoding lytic transglycosylase domain-containing protein — protein sequence MTKPVHRAPRHRGAPANPLVDVPHKAARTTAKTTLLLSVLALGGTGAAVAGGVAYTGPTTDDPTLSAGEAAGVPELTDAQRAAIEAESAARSGETSLSRSAGDRREVADPGKQAALSAGNEVRAIAGVEEIEIDLRNPKDIAKSMLGDFGWGMDQFSCLEPLWEKESGWNPTAANPSSSAYGIPQALPGSKMASAGDDWETNPATQIEWGLGYINDRYGSPCGAWSHSQSVGWY from the coding sequence GTGACCAAGCCTGTTCATCGTGCCCCGCGACATCGCGGTGCGCCAGCGAATCCGCTTGTCGACGTTCCGCACAAGGCTGCGCGTACGACCGCCAAGACAACCCTCCTCCTCTCCGTTCTCGCCCTCGGCGGGACCGGCGCCGCCGTCGCAGGTGGGGTGGCCTACACCGGGCCCACCACCGACGACCCGACGCTCAGCGCGGGTGAGGCGGCCGGCGTCCCCGAGTTGACCGACGCCCAGCGCGCCGCGATCGAGGCCGAGTCCGCCGCCCGTAGCGGCGAGACCTCCCTTTCGCGTTCGGCCGGTGACCGCCGCGAGGTCGCCGACCCGGGCAAGCAGGCCGCGCTGTCGGCCGGCAACGAGGTCCGGGCCATCGCCGGCGTCGAGGAGATCGAGATCGATCTCCGCAACCCCAAGGACATCGCCAAGTCGATGCTCGGCGACTTCGGCTGGGGCATGGACCAGTTCTCCTGCCTCGAGCCGCTGTGGGAGAAGGAGTCGGGCTGGAACCCGACCGCCGCCAACCCCTCCTCCAGCGCCTACGGCATCCCGCAGGCCCTCCCGGGCTCCAAGATGGCCTCGGCCGGAGACGACTGGGAGACCAACCCCGCCACCCAGATCGAGTGGGGCCTCGGCTACATCAACGACCGCTACGGCTCCCCGTGCGGCGCCTGGAGCCACTCCCAGTCCGTCGGCTGGTACTGA
- a CDS encoding PhoH family protein yields MANRTTNEHVTEADTSAAPTPASESSPESESPHPRTFVLDTSVLLSDPKAMTRFAEHQVVLPVVVITELEGKRHHPELGYFARSALRQLDGLRVTHGRLDTAVPVGEEGGTIRVELNHTDPSSLPSGFRLGDNDTRILAVARNLQGDGLDVTLVSKDLPMRIKASAVGLKAEDYRGERINDSDPGYSGMAELDVTAADLDELYDDGVLDLDAARDLPCHTGLVLMSDRGTALGRVGSDKQVHLVRGDREVFGIHGRSAEQRIALEMLLDPEVGIVSLGGRAGTGKSALALCAGLEAVMERNQHKKVVIFRPLFAVGGQELGYLPGTENEKMSPWGQAVFDTLSAVTTQDVIDEIIDRGMLEVLPLTHIRGRSLHDSFVIVDEAQSLERNVLLTVLSRIGANSKVVLTHDVAQRDNLRVGRHDGVVAVIEKLKGHPLFSHVTLTRSERSPIAALVTEMLENVVP; encoded by the coding sequence GTGGCCAACCGAACCACGAACGAGCATGTCACCGAGGCCGACACGTCGGCCGCTCCGACACCGGCGTCGGAGTCCTCTCCGGAGAGCGAGTCACCGCACCCGCGGACGTTCGTTCTCGACACCAGCGTCCTGCTCTCGGACCCGAAGGCCATGACGCGCTTCGCCGAGCACCAGGTCGTGCTCCCGGTGGTGGTGATCACCGAGCTGGAGGGGAAGCGGCACCACCCGGAGCTGGGCTACTTCGCCCGCTCCGCGCTCCGGCAGCTGGACGGGCTGCGGGTCACCCACGGACGCCTCGACACGGCGGTCCCGGTCGGCGAGGAGGGCGGCACGATCCGTGTCGAGCTCAACCACACCGACCCGTCCTCGCTGCCGAGCGGATTCCGGCTCGGGGACAACGACACCCGGATCCTCGCGGTCGCGCGCAATCTCCAGGGCGACGGGCTCGACGTCACCCTGGTCTCCAAGGACCTGCCGATGCGGATCAAGGCGTCCGCGGTCGGGCTCAAGGCCGAGGACTACCGCGGCGAGCGGATCAACGACTCCGACCCCGGCTACTCGGGGATGGCCGAGCTGGACGTCACCGCCGCTGACCTCGACGAGCTCTACGACGACGGGGTCCTCGACCTCGACGCGGCCCGCGACCTGCCCTGCCACACCGGCCTGGTGCTGATGTCGGACCGGGGCACCGCGCTGGGCAGGGTCGGCTCGGACAAGCAGGTCCACCTCGTCCGCGGTGACCGAGAGGTCTTCGGGATCCACGGCCGCTCCGCGGAGCAGCGGATCGCCCTCGAGATGCTGCTCGACCCTGAGGTCGGCATCGTCTCCCTCGGTGGCCGGGCCGGCACCGGGAAGTCCGCTCTCGCCCTCTGCGCGGGTCTCGAGGCGGTGATGGAGCGCAACCAGCACAAGAAGGTGGTCATCTTCCGTCCGCTGTTCGCCGTCGGCGGCCAGGAGCTGGGCTACCTGCCCGGCACCGAGAACGAGAAGATGTCGCCGTGGGGCCAGGCGGTCTTCGACACCCTCTCCGCGGTGACCACGCAGGACGTGATCGACGAGATCATCGACCGCGGCATGCTGGAGGTACTGCCGCTGACCCACATCCGCGGCCGGTCGCTCCACGACTCCTTCGTCATCGTCGACGAGGCGCAGTCGCTGGAGCGCAACGTGCTCCTCACGGTGCTCTCCCGGATCGGTGCCAACTCGAAGGTCGTGCTCACCCACGACGTCGCCCAGCGCGACAACCTCCGGGTGGGACGCCACGACGGTGTCGTCGCGGTGATCGAGAAGCTGAAGGGCCACCCGCTCTTCTCGCACGTGACCCTCACCCGCTCCGAGCGGTCGCCGATCGCGGCCCTCGTCACCGAGATGCTGGAGAACGTCGTCCCGTGA
- a CDS encoding isoprenyl transferase has translation MADWKDGVRRILYPAYEARMLRKLDVSKLPKHVGVMLDGNRRWAKEVGQSTAHGHRAGAANIEPLLTWCDEIGIEVVTLWLLSTDNLNRPAEELAPLLEIIADAVDSLADDRRWRLHPVGALDLLPDWLAHRLKAAEEATRDVDGMLVNVAVGYGGRREIADAVRALLNEHASRGTSLEELAQIIDVEHIADHLYTKGQPDPDLVIRTSGEQRLGGFLLWQSAKSEFYFCEAYWPDFRRTDFLRALRAYAHRERRLGR, from the coding sequence GTGGCAGACTGGAAGGACGGCGTACGTCGAATTCTGTATCCCGCCTACGAGGCGCGGATGCTGCGCAAGCTCGACGTCTCCAAGCTTCCCAAGCATGTCGGGGTGATGCTCGACGGCAACCGCCGCTGGGCCAAGGAGGTCGGCCAGTCGACCGCCCACGGCCACCGTGCCGGCGCGGCCAACATCGAGCCGCTGCTGACCTGGTGCGACGAGATCGGCATCGAGGTGGTCACGCTGTGGCTGCTCTCCACCGACAACCTCAACCGGCCGGCGGAGGAGCTCGCGCCGCTGCTCGAGATCATCGCCGACGCGGTCGACTCGCTGGCCGACGACCGCCGCTGGCGGCTGCACCCGGTCGGTGCGCTGGATCTGCTGCCCGACTGGCTGGCCCACCGGCTCAAGGCCGCCGAGGAGGCGACGCGCGACGTCGACGGGATGCTGGTCAACGTCGCGGTCGGCTACGGCGGCCGCCGCGAGATCGCCGATGCCGTACGCGCCCTGCTCAACGAGCACGCCAGCCGCGGCACCTCGCTGGAGGAGCTCGCCCAGATCATCGACGTCGAGCACATCGCCGATCACCTCTACACCAAGGGCCAGCCCGATCCCGACCTGGTGATCCGTACGTCGGGGGAGCAGCGCCTGGGCGGGTTCCTGCTCTGGCAGAGCGCGAAGTCGGAGTTCTACTTCTGCGAGGCCTACTGGCCCGACTTCCGGCGTACGGACTTCCTGCGGGCCCTGCGCGCCTACGCCCACCGGGAGCGTCGCCTGGGCAGGTGA
- the trhA gene encoding PAQR family membrane homeostasis protein TrhA produces MSEMTDAMRLKVGTITDSVSSTVHEALPKLRGWIHLASAPLTLAAGIVLIVLAPSGAPRLGAAVFTMAALLLFTVSAVYHRGNAMGRWNARAHTILKRWDHANIMLMIAGSYTPFSLLLLEGTTQIVLLSVVWTGAILGVFFRVFWPEAPRWLYVPNYIALGWAAIFFIPSFFTGAVALGVGIGIATFTLICVGGALYTAGGVIYGFKRPNPWPQWFGFHEVFHTFTILAFIVHYTGVSLATYSLR; encoded by the coding sequence ATGAGCGAGATGACGGACGCGATGCGCCTCAAGGTCGGCACCATCACCGACTCGGTCTCCTCGACCGTTCACGAGGCCCTCCCGAAGCTCCGCGGCTGGATCCACCTGGCCAGCGCCCCGCTGACGCTCGCGGCCGGGATCGTGCTGATCGTGCTGGCGCCCTCGGGCGCGCCCCGGCTCGGCGCGGCGGTGTTCACGATGGCGGCGCTGCTGCTCTTCACCGTCTCCGCCGTCTACCACCGCGGCAACGCGATGGGCAGGTGGAACGCCCGCGCCCACACCATCCTGAAGCGCTGGGACCACGCCAACATCATGCTGATGATCGCGGGCTCCTACACGCCGTTCTCGCTGCTGCTGCTCGAGGGGACCACCCAGATCGTGCTGCTCTCGGTGGTCTGGACCGGAGCCATCCTGGGCGTCTTCTTCCGGGTGTTCTGGCCCGAGGCCCCGCGCTGGCTGTACGTCCCGAACTACATCGCGCTCGGCTGGGCCGCGATCTTCTTCATCCCGTCCTTCTTCACCGGCGCCGTCGCCCTCGGTGTCGGCATCGGCATCGCCACCTTCACGCTGATCTGCGTCGGCGGCGCGCTCTACACCGCGGGCGGCGTGATCTACGGCTTCAAGCGGCCCAACCCGTGGCCGCAGTGGTTCGGCTTCCACGAGGTCTTCCACACCTTCACGATCCTGGCGTTCATCGTCCACTACACGGGCGTCTCGCTGGCGACGTACTCGCTGCGCTGA